The Planctomycetaceae bacterium DNA segment GCTGGCAATCGCTCAGCATTCCGCACTGTTAATTTGGCAGGAAATGGCTCCCGCGAAAAGCCAGGCTTCCGGGAGTGCGAAGCAAATCATAAAGTAATTTCCTGAAACAGGTTACACCACAAGGCAGCGGCATGATTCGCTTTCTGCCGCTGAGCCGGGGGTTGTTGGTACACAGTATGCTGAGGCGATCCGGGAGGACATTTTGTCGCTGGGAAAGTGCCTGTTCCGCAGGTGGAGGCCGATTACATGCCCGTTTTTCGATGGGGTCAAAGCTGGGATCCGCTCCGCGACCTGGAACGCGAAGTGGATCGGCTGCTGCAGGGCATGAATCTGACGCTGCAGGGAGTGCGGTCGGTCCGTCGATTCCCCCCCGTCAACCTTATTGAATTCCCCGATCGTTTCCTGCTGACCGCAGAGATTCCGGGGATGGACGTCAATGACCTGGAAATCACTGCGGCCGGCGGGTTGCTGACAATCAAGGGCGTCCGCAGACCTCCCGAAGAGGCGCGGGACGATTCCTTTCGGCGCCAGGAACGTTTTCAGGGGCCGTGGCAGCGCAGCATTCAGCTTCCCGACCGCGTCGACGAGGAAGGTCTGAAGGCAGAGTACACGGCGGGTGTGCTGCGAATTCTGCTGCCGAAAGCGGAACTTGCACCGTCCCGCAGCATTCCCGTTGTGGAAGGGCCCGGATAGGCAGCGCTCCTCCTCGCGCCTGTGGAATCCGACGGAAAGCCGTGCCGCCCGTCGGGACTGTTCGAACGAAAAACAGCCTTCGCTGAAAAGCGACGAAAGCCGATGAGCGACGATCACGACCAAACTTCTCAGCCGCAGTCACCGGAGCATGTTCCGGTGCCGTCCGATTCCGTCCAGCTGACTCGCGGCGATTCGCCCGACACCCTGCCAGACGGTCCCCGACTGCTGTTTACGCCGCCGATCGACATTTATGAAACCGCCGACGGACTGGTCCTTTACGCGGACCTGCCCGGAGTGACCCGCGATGGTCTGGACCTGCAGGTTCAGGACAATCGGTTGACGCTGTTTGGCCGCGTGAGTCGTCGGGACGAACTGGATGGTCATCCGGTTCACGGCGAGTATCAGGTGGGCGATTT contains these protein-coding regions:
- a CDS encoding Hsp20/alpha crystallin family protein translates to MPVFRWGQSWDPLRDLEREVDRLLQGMNLTLQGVRSVRRFPPVNLIEFPDRFLLTAEIPGMDVNDLEITAAGGLLTIKGVRRPPEEARDDSFRRQERFQGPWQRSIQLPDRVDEEGLKAEYTAGVLRILLPKAELAPSRSIPVVEGPG
- a CDS encoding Hsp20/alpha crystallin family protein — protein: MSDDHDQTSQPQSPEHVPVPSDSVQLTRGDSPDTLPDGPRLLFTPPIDIYETADGLVLYADLPGVTRDGLDLQVQDNRLTLFGRVSRRDELDGHPVHGEYQVGDFLRSFILSDEVDHERITARLNNGLLRVELPRATRTKPRRIEVTTE